CTCTCCCAAAGTCTCTACCTCGATCCCCTCAAGCTTTTTACGCCTGATCTCAATATCCTCGAAGCACAGATCATGCTGGAGCACAGTGATCTTATTACCCTTCTCGAGCTCCACGATTTTTTCAGGAGTAAAAGATTCGATCTCCCGTGCCGCCTCTTTCATCTTAGGGCCGTAAACCTTCCCCAGCCTCTTGTAATTAGGCTTGGCAGAGATCGAGACAACCACTTCCTCCCTTGTATCGAAACGCACCTTCTTTACATTCAGTTCCTCTCTTATGAGAGATTCCATGGTTTCCAGGAGATCCTTTTTCCGGACATCGCGCACAATCACGGTAAATTCCCTCAACGGCTGGCGCGTTTTTATCACAAACCTGCTCCTCAATGCCCTGCCCATCGATACTGCCTGGCGCACCAGACTCATCTTGAGATCGAGTTCTTCATCGGTGGCTCCGCTGCGGGCCGCAGGAAACTTTGACATATGCACACTTTCAGGAGCACCCGGAATCTTCCCTGCAACCAGGTTGCGGTAAATTGCCTCGGTAAGGAACGGAAGAAAAGGAGCCATCACTTTTGAAAACTCAACCAGCACATAATAGAGCGTCTTGTAAGCGATGTCTTTATCCTGGTCGTTTTCGCTTTTCCAGAACCGTCTTCTGCTGCGGCGGATATACCAGTTTGTAAGATTGTCGATATAATCCACCAGAAGCGGTACCACTTTGTAAAGATTATACTGTTCCATTTCCCTGTTTACCGACTCCACAGTGTCATTTAACAGGGATATTATCCAGCGGTCAAGTTCTGTTCCTCCCTCCGGAGCCGACATATCCTCCGGTACCCATCCGTCAACATTAGCGTATGTAACGAAAAAGGAGTAGGCGTTCCAGAATGGAAGCAGTACCGCCCTTGACATCTCCATCACTCCTTTTTCGGAGAACCGCAGGTCCTCTGCCTTGACAGCAGGGGAATTGATCAGAAACAGCCTGAGCGCATCGGCACCGAGCTTATCAAGCACTTCCTGAGGAGGAGCATAGTTTCTGAGTCGTTTGGAAAGCTTCTTTCCGTCCTCGGAGAGAATAATCCCGTTCACTATCACATTCTTGAACGCCGGCTTGCTGAAAAGGGCAGACCCCAGAACAGTCAGCGTATAAAACCATCCCCGGGTCTGATCGAGTCCCTCGGCTATGAAATCAGCAGGAAAGTTAGCCTCGAATCTCTCCCTGTTCTCAAAAGGATAATGCATCTGGGCATAAGGCATAGATCCGGATTCAAACCAGCAGTCGAGCACTTCCGGAGTACGTTTCATCACCTTACCGCACTTCGGGCATTTTATCTCGAGCTCATCTATCACATGACGATGAATGTCATCTGGACTGATTGTAACTTCTGTCAGTCTCTCCGCCCAGGATACATCAAGCCCGGTCTGCGCCAGCCTGCTGCCGCTCTCCTCCCTGAGCATCTTCCCGATTCTCTCCGCTGCTTCAGCATGGGCCCTTTTTCCAGCCTCCTCATCCCCGCCTCCGGCGAGTCTGCGCAATTCAGAAAGTCCTCCCACACACTCGGTATGACCGCACTCGCAGATCCAGACCGGAATAGGAGTTCCCCAGTAGCGGTTTCTTGAGATATTCCAGTCCGGAGCACTCTCAATACCCTTGCCGAATCTTCCATTCTGAAGATGAGATGGTACCCAGTGTATAGACTGGTTGTTTTGCAGCATGTTCGGTTTGAGCGGCTCTATCTTCATGAACCAGGTTGTTATCGCCTTGTAAATAAGTGCCGTATCGCACCTGTAACAGAAAGGATAACGGTGTGTTATGGTCGAACGCTGGATCAGACGTCCTCTTTCTTTAAGATTCCTGATGATCTCATCATCCGCCTGGTAAACAAGTCTTCCTTTCCATTCAGGGATCTCATCCGTGAACTTTCCCTCATCGTCAACCGGGCATACAATCGGCAGCTTGAGCCGCTGCCCCACCTGAAAGTCATCCTCTCCGAATGC
This window of the Fibrobacter sp. genome carries:
- a CDS encoding isoleucine--tRNA ligase — encoded protein: DFVHQYRTMDPPYMESIWWVFKKIWENELIYRGFRVQPYCPRCATPLSNFEVNEGYKDTTGPSITVTFPLVKEPQTKILVWTTTPWTLPSNVVLAVGPDITYVKIKAGEDTFILAEDRLSAYFKDPSAYTVLEKFPGSSLEGVAYAPIFEYFKDKDPRFFHVTTADFVSTEDGTGIVHIAPAFGEDDFQVGQRLKLPIVCPVDDEGKFTDEIPEWKGRLVYQADDEIIRNLKERGRLIQRSTITHRYPFCYRCDTALIYKAITTWFMKIEPLKPNMLQNNQSIHWVPSHLQNGRFGKGIESAPDWNISRNRYWGTPIPVWICECGHTECVGGLSELRRLAGGGDEEAGKRAHAEAAERIGKMLREESGSRLAQTGLDVSWAERLTEVTISPDDIHRHVIDELEIKCPKCGKVMKRTPEVLDCWFESGSMPYAQMHYPFENRERFEANFPADFIAEGLDQTRGWFYTLTVLGSALFSKPAFKNVIVNGIILSEDGKKLSKRLRNYAPPQEVLDKLGADALRLFLINSPAVKAEDLRFSEKGVMEMSRAVLLPFWNAYSFFVTYANVDGWVPEDMSAPEGGTELDRWIISLLNDTVESVNREMEQYNLYKVVPLLVDYIDNLTNWYIRRSRRRFWKSENDQDKDIAYKTLYYVLVEFSKVMAPFLPFLTEAIYRNLVAGKIPGAPESVHMSKFPAARSGATDEELDLKMSLVRQAVSMGRALRSRFVIKTRQPLREFTVIVRDVRKKDLLETMESLIREELNVKKVRFDTREEVVVSISAKPNYKRLGKVYGPKMKEAAREIESFTPEKIVELEKGNKITVLQHDLCFEDIEIRRKKLEGIEVETLGELTVALDTKIDDELRQEGMAREFVNRVQNLRKSSGLNVTDRIVIRCECPGELKEALEKFREYVSTETLALDLLYSLPEDGSSEQVEVEGMTVKISVERRV